A genomic stretch from Aquila chrysaetos chrysaetos chromosome 1, bAquChr1.4, whole genome shotgun sequence includes:
- the FNIP2 gene encoding folliculin-interacting protein 2 isoform X3, whose protein sequence is MAPTLLQKLFNKRGGSAAAPHGRAPGEGPAFSWSSSEFDLNEIRLIVYQDCERRGRQVLFDSKAVRKIDEAVVQKMAEDASVKISAKNCQASNGNNNISSHSPSISCMQNIKEQIPKYQYTRPASDVNMLGEMMFGSVAMSYKGSTLKIHYIRSPPQLMISKVFSARVGSFSGSNNNLQDSFEYINQDPSLGKLSSNQNALGTCRSGSNLGVLQLCSSKLLQGVSEGGPLRLIRSASFFAAHSTPVDMPSRGQNEDRDSGIARSASLSSLLVTPFPSPSSSSSSSSSYQRRWLRSQTTSLENGIVPRWSTEEMFSMADESCSSNPAMVRRKKIAISIIFSLPEKEEAQRNFQDFFFSHFPLFESHMNKLKYAIEKAMISCRKIAESSQRVQVYISRVMDALGEFRVTIWNLYSVPRIAEPVWLNMMSSTLEKNQLCQRFLKEFTFLIEQINKNQFFAALLTAVLTYHLAWVPTVMPVDHPPIKAFSEKRTSQSVNMLAKSHPYNPLWAQLGDLYGAIGSPVRLTRTVIVGKRKELVQRLLYVLTYFIRCSELQENQLTWSEKAGEGEQVLNGSKITTALEKGEVEESDYVVVTVKNEPALVPPILPPKNEGSKNNSIAEWAHDQESTHAVPASSKEKREAIGKASQNSEASVDCLTSSFRKGAADGRKRTVTDTGIVSYHFEEPSKLEDLMDIKKNKNQNERKVEKQLSSRSSALPCPERSGHRNSHLEKVTFQIGSSASPESDLETHRREMEENMKAFRKNPEVIHCASSSTNLTVDASQNQKESCEAAFIPFSKRNVCYAQIPPCEGKESILNQHMESKGTEINLVNTVSSEPLLPTDNIETVKLPILKETRTLCSGNLENYSPGCVEVVSAVKQDSPKVGAKDVPYGDAGRKIPFRVEGDIPRNESSDSALGASDEEGDCCIPDEVHHDNVSKRLEEFAEVELPLPRSNTISSQCMKNFGRSLLGGYCHTYIPDLVLHGINNDEKLKQCLLADLLHAMHHPVLDEPIAEAICIIADTDKWNVQVATSQRKMMDNMKLGKDVLVSSQVSSLLQSILQLYKLNVPADFCIMHLEDRLQEMYLKSKMLSEYLRGHTRVHVKELGIVLGIESNDLPLLAAIASTHSPYVAQILL, encoded by the exons CTGGTCCTCTTCAGAGTTTGACTTGAATGAAATCCGCCTGATAGTTTACCAAGACTGTGAAAGGAGAGGCAGACAGGTCTTATTTGATTCCAAAGCAGTCCGCAAAATTGATGAAGCTGTGGTTCAG AAAATGGCAGAGGATGCTTCTGTAAAGATTTCTGCCAAGAACTGCCAAGCAAGCAATGGGAACAACAATATTTCTTCCCATAGTCCCTCAATAAGCTGTATGCAAAATATCAAAGAACAGATACCGAAGTATCAG TACACCAGACCAGCCTCTGATGTCAACATGCTGGGAGAAATGATGTTTGGCTCAGTGGCAATGAGTTACAAAGGCTCCACCTTGAAAATTCACTATATACG CTCTCCCCCACAGCTGATGATAAGTAAAGTCTTCTCAGCCAGGGTGGGAAGCTTCAGTGGAAGTAACAATAA CTTACAAGATAGCTTTGAATACATCAACCAAGATCCCAGCCTGGGAAAGCTGAGCTCGAATCAGAATGCTTTGGGAACCTGTCGCAGTGGAAGTAATTTAG GTGTGTTACAGCTGTGTAGCAGCAAACTGCTGCAGGGTGTGTCTGAAGGAGGTCCCCTCCGGCTCATCCGCAgtgcttctttctttgcag CACACAGCACGCCTGTTGATATGCCTAGTAGAGGACAAAATGAGGACAGAGACAGCGGCATTGCTCGGTCAG CATCTCTGAGCAGCCTTCTGGTCACTCCTTTTCCATCTCCAAGCTCTTCTTCATCATCTTCTAGCAGCTACCAACGTCGCTGGCTCCGAAGTCAGACAACCAGTTTAGAGAATGGAATTGTTCCAAGGTG GTCCACTGAAGAAATGTTTAGTATGGCTGATGAAAGTTGCAGCTCCAATCCTGCAATGGTtcggaggaaaaaaattgcaatcaGCATAATCTTTTCTCTGCCTGAGAAAGAAGAAGCACAGAGAAACTTCCAGGATTTCTTCTTCTCtcactttcctctttttgaaTCTCACATGAACAAGCTGAAATATGCAATAGAAAAG GCCATGATCTCATGTAGAAAAATAGCAGAATCCAGCCAAAGAGTGCAGGTTTATATCAGCCGTGTCATGGATGCCCTGGGAGAATTCAG AGTTACCATCTGGAACCTGTATTCTGTTCCAAGAATTGCAGAGCCTGTGTGGCTTAATATGATGTCCAGCACCCTGGAAAAGAATCAGCTATGCCAGCGTTTTCTTAAAGAATTTACGTTTCTGATAGAACAGATCAACAAAAATCA gttctttgctgctttgttaaCCGCAGTGCTGACATATCATCTGGCTTGGGTCCCAACGGTAATGCCGGTTGACCATCCTCCCATAAAAGCCTTCTCCGAGAAGCGCACATCACAGTCTGTGAACATGCTGGCAAAATCCCATCCATATAACCCTCTCTGGGCACAGCTTG gTGATCTCTACGGTGCCATAGGCTCTCCAGTTAGATTGACCCGAACTGTTATTGTTGGAAAGCGCAAAGAGTTGGTGCAGCGTTTGCTTTATGTTCTAACTTACTTCATTCGGTGCTCTGAGCTGCAGGAAAATCAGCTGACATGGAGTGAgaaggctggggaaggagagcaaGTGCTAAATGGAAGCAAGATCAcaactgcactggaaaagggaGAGGTAGAAGAGTCTGATTATGTGGTTGtcactgttaaaaatgaacCTGCACTTGTGCCTCCAATCCTACCTCCAAAGAATGAGGGAAGTAAGAACAATAGTATTGCAGAGTGGGCACATGACCAAGAAAGCACTCATGCTGTCCCAGcctcttcaaaagaaaagagagaagcaatAGGAAAGGCCAGTCAGAACTCCGAAGCATCTGTTGACTGTCTAACTAGCAGTTTCCGTAAAGGAGCAGCCGATGGTAGGAAAAGAACTGTCACTGATACAGGAATCGTATCCTACCACTTTGAAGAGCCATCTAAATTGGAGGATTTAATGGATATAAAGAAGAACAAGAACCAGAATGAGagaaaagtagaaaagcaaTTGTCTAGTAGGTCATCTGCCTTACCTTGTCCTGAGAGGTCTGGCCACAGGAATTCACACTTAGAAAAGGTCACCTTTCAGATTGGAAGTTCTGCATCACCAGAGTCAGACTTGGAAACTCatagaagagaaatggaagaaaatatgaaggCATTCAGAAAAAATCCAGAGGTGATACATTGTGCTTCAAGTTCCACAAATCTGACCGTGGATGCTTCCCAGAATCAAAAAGAAAGTTGTGAAGCTGCCTTTATACCCTTCAGTAAACGTAATGTTTGTTATGCACAAATCCCACCTTGTGAAGGGAAGGAGAGTATACTTAACCAACATATGGAAAGTAAAggaactgaaattaatttagtgaACACAGTATCTAGTGAACCACTTTTGCCCACAGATAACATAGAAACTGTAAAATTGCCAATCCTGAAAGAAACTAGAACTTTATGCTCTGGCAATCTGGAGAACTATTCCCCTGGCTGTGTAGAAGTAGTTTCTGCTGTCAAACAGGATTCCCCTAAAGTAGGTGCTAAAGATGTCCCCTATGGGGATGCTGGAAGGAAAATCCCCTTCAGAGTTGAAGGGGACATTCCAAGGAATGAGAGTTCAGACAGTGCTCTTGGAGCTAGTGATGAAGAAGGTGATTGTTGTATCCCTGATGAAGTGCATCATGATAATGTCAGCAAAAGACTTGAAGAGTTTGCAGAAGTGGAACTTCCTTTACCAAG gtcAAATACAATCAGCAGTCAATGCATGAAAAATTTTGGAAGATCACTTCTAGGTGGTTACTGTCATACATATATACCTGATCTAGTGCTGCATGGAataaataatgatgaaaaactCAAGCAGTGTCTACTAGCAGACCTACTTCATGCAATGCAT CATCCAGTGCTAGATGAGCCCATAGCAGAAGCCATCTGCATTATTGCAGACACGGATAAGTGGAACGTACAAGTAGCCACAAGCCAGAGAAAGATGATGGACAATATGAAGTTAGGCAAGGATGTTTTGGTTTCAAGTCAAGTATCCAGTTTATTGCAGTCTATTTTACAGCTTTACAAACTCAACGTCCCAGCTGACTTT
- the FNIP2 gene encoding folliculin-interacting protein 2 isoform X5, which produces MAPTLLQKLFNKRGGSAAAPHGRAPGEGPAFSWSSSEFDLNEIRLIVYQDCERRGRQVLFDSKAVRKIDEAVVQKMAEDASVKISAKNCQASNGNNNISSHSPSISCMQNIKEQIPKYQYTRPASDVNMLGEMMFGSVAMSYKGSTLKIHYIRSPPQLMISKVFSARVGSFSGSNNNLQDSFEYINQDPSLGKLSSNQNALGTCRSGSNLAHSTPVDMPSRGQNEDRDSGIARSASLSSLLVTPFPSPSSSSSSSSSYQRRWLRSQTTSLENGIVPRWSTEEMFSMADESCSSNPAMVRRKKIAISIIFSLPEKEEAQRNFQDFFFSHFPLFESHMNKLKYAIEKAMISCRKIAESSQRVQVYISRVMDALGEFRVTIWNLYSVPRIAEPVWLNMMSSTLEKNQLCQRFLKEFTFLIEQINKNQFFAALLTAVLTYHLAWVPTVMPVDHPPIKAFSEKRTSQSVNMLAKSHPYNPLWAQLGDLYGAIGSPVRLTRTVIVGKRKELVQRLLYVLTYFIRCSELQENQLTWSEKAGEGEQVLNGSKITTALEKGEVEESDYVVVTVKNEPALVPPILPPKNEGSKNNSIAEWAHDQESTHAVPASSKEKREAIGKASQNSEASVDCLTSSFRKGAADGRKRTVTDTGIVSYHFEEPSKLEDLMDIKKNKNQNERKVEKQLSSRSSALPCPERSGHRNSHLEKVTFQIGSSASPESDLETHRREMEENMKAFRKNPEVIHCASSSTNLTVDASQNQKESCEAAFIPFSKRNVCYAQIPPCEGKESILNQHMESKGTEINLVNTVSSEPLLPTDNIETVKLPILKETRTLCSGNLENYSPGCVEVVSAVKQDSPKVGAKDVPYGDAGRKIPFRVEGDIPRNESSDSALGASDEEGDCCIPDEVHHDNVSKRLEEFAEVELPLPRSNTISSQCMKNFGRSLLGGYCHTYIPDLVLHGINNDEKLKQCLLADLLHAMHHPVLDEPIAEAICIIADTDKWNVQVATSQRKMMDNMKLGKDVLVSSQVSSLLQSILQLYKLNVPADFCIMHLEDRLQEMYLKSKMLSEYLRGHTRVHVKELGIVLGIESNDLPLLAAIASTHSPYVAQILL; this is translated from the exons CTGGTCCTCTTCAGAGTTTGACTTGAATGAAATCCGCCTGATAGTTTACCAAGACTGTGAAAGGAGAGGCAGACAGGTCTTATTTGATTCCAAAGCAGTCCGCAAAATTGATGAAGCTGTGGTTCAG AAAATGGCAGAGGATGCTTCTGTAAAGATTTCTGCCAAGAACTGCCAAGCAAGCAATGGGAACAACAATATTTCTTCCCATAGTCCCTCAATAAGCTGTATGCAAAATATCAAAGAACAGATACCGAAGTATCAG TACACCAGACCAGCCTCTGATGTCAACATGCTGGGAGAAATGATGTTTGGCTCAGTGGCAATGAGTTACAAAGGCTCCACCTTGAAAATTCACTATATACG CTCTCCCCCACAGCTGATGATAAGTAAAGTCTTCTCAGCCAGGGTGGGAAGCTTCAGTGGAAGTAACAATAA CTTACAAGATAGCTTTGAATACATCAACCAAGATCCCAGCCTGGGAAAGCTGAGCTCGAATCAGAATGCTTTGGGAACCTGTCGCAGTGGAAGTAATTTAG CACACAGCACGCCTGTTGATATGCCTAGTAGAGGACAAAATGAGGACAGAGACAGCGGCATTGCTCGGTCAG CATCTCTGAGCAGCCTTCTGGTCACTCCTTTTCCATCTCCAAGCTCTTCTTCATCATCTTCTAGCAGCTACCAACGTCGCTGGCTCCGAAGTCAGACAACCAGTTTAGAGAATGGAATTGTTCCAAGGTG GTCCACTGAAGAAATGTTTAGTATGGCTGATGAAAGTTGCAGCTCCAATCCTGCAATGGTtcggaggaaaaaaattgcaatcaGCATAATCTTTTCTCTGCCTGAGAAAGAAGAAGCACAGAGAAACTTCCAGGATTTCTTCTTCTCtcactttcctctttttgaaTCTCACATGAACAAGCTGAAATATGCAATAGAAAAG GCCATGATCTCATGTAGAAAAATAGCAGAATCCAGCCAAAGAGTGCAGGTTTATATCAGCCGTGTCATGGATGCCCTGGGAGAATTCAG AGTTACCATCTGGAACCTGTATTCTGTTCCAAGAATTGCAGAGCCTGTGTGGCTTAATATGATGTCCAGCACCCTGGAAAAGAATCAGCTATGCCAGCGTTTTCTTAAAGAATTTACGTTTCTGATAGAACAGATCAACAAAAATCA gttctttgctgctttgttaaCCGCAGTGCTGACATATCATCTGGCTTGGGTCCCAACGGTAATGCCGGTTGACCATCCTCCCATAAAAGCCTTCTCCGAGAAGCGCACATCACAGTCTGTGAACATGCTGGCAAAATCCCATCCATATAACCCTCTCTGGGCACAGCTTG gTGATCTCTACGGTGCCATAGGCTCTCCAGTTAGATTGACCCGAACTGTTATTGTTGGAAAGCGCAAAGAGTTGGTGCAGCGTTTGCTTTATGTTCTAACTTACTTCATTCGGTGCTCTGAGCTGCAGGAAAATCAGCTGACATGGAGTGAgaaggctggggaaggagagcaaGTGCTAAATGGAAGCAAGATCAcaactgcactggaaaagggaGAGGTAGAAGAGTCTGATTATGTGGTTGtcactgttaaaaatgaacCTGCACTTGTGCCTCCAATCCTACCTCCAAAGAATGAGGGAAGTAAGAACAATAGTATTGCAGAGTGGGCACATGACCAAGAAAGCACTCATGCTGTCCCAGcctcttcaaaagaaaagagagaagcaatAGGAAAGGCCAGTCAGAACTCCGAAGCATCTGTTGACTGTCTAACTAGCAGTTTCCGTAAAGGAGCAGCCGATGGTAGGAAAAGAACTGTCACTGATACAGGAATCGTATCCTACCACTTTGAAGAGCCATCTAAATTGGAGGATTTAATGGATATAAAGAAGAACAAGAACCAGAATGAGagaaaagtagaaaagcaaTTGTCTAGTAGGTCATCTGCCTTACCTTGTCCTGAGAGGTCTGGCCACAGGAATTCACACTTAGAAAAGGTCACCTTTCAGATTGGAAGTTCTGCATCACCAGAGTCAGACTTGGAAACTCatagaagagaaatggaagaaaatatgaaggCATTCAGAAAAAATCCAGAGGTGATACATTGTGCTTCAAGTTCCACAAATCTGACCGTGGATGCTTCCCAGAATCAAAAAGAAAGTTGTGAAGCTGCCTTTATACCCTTCAGTAAACGTAATGTTTGTTATGCACAAATCCCACCTTGTGAAGGGAAGGAGAGTATACTTAACCAACATATGGAAAGTAAAggaactgaaattaatttagtgaACACAGTATCTAGTGAACCACTTTTGCCCACAGATAACATAGAAACTGTAAAATTGCCAATCCTGAAAGAAACTAGAACTTTATGCTCTGGCAATCTGGAGAACTATTCCCCTGGCTGTGTAGAAGTAGTTTCTGCTGTCAAACAGGATTCCCCTAAAGTAGGTGCTAAAGATGTCCCCTATGGGGATGCTGGAAGGAAAATCCCCTTCAGAGTTGAAGGGGACATTCCAAGGAATGAGAGTTCAGACAGTGCTCTTGGAGCTAGTGATGAAGAAGGTGATTGTTGTATCCCTGATGAAGTGCATCATGATAATGTCAGCAAAAGACTTGAAGAGTTTGCAGAAGTGGAACTTCCTTTACCAAG gtcAAATACAATCAGCAGTCAATGCATGAAAAATTTTGGAAGATCACTTCTAGGTGGTTACTGTCATACATATATACCTGATCTAGTGCTGCATGGAataaataatgatgaaaaactCAAGCAGTGTCTACTAGCAGACCTACTTCATGCAATGCAT CATCCAGTGCTAGATGAGCCCATAGCAGAAGCCATCTGCATTATTGCAGACACGGATAAGTGGAACGTACAAGTAGCCACAAGCCAGAGAAAGATGATGGACAATATGAAGTTAGGCAAGGATGTTTTGGTTTCAAGTCAAGTATCCAGTTTATTGCAGTCTATTTTACAGCTTTACAAACTCAACGTCCCAGCTGACTTT
- the FNIP2 gene encoding folliculin-interacting protein 2 isoform X4, giving the protein MRVGWSSSEFDLNEIRLIVYQDCERRGRQVLFDSKAVRKIDEAVVQKMAEDASVKISAKNCQASNGNNNISSHSPSISCMQNIKEQIPKYQYTRPASDVNMLGEMMFGSVAMSYKGSTLKIHYIRSPPQLMISKVFSARVGSFSGSNNNLQDSFEYINQDPSLGKLSSNQNALGTCRSGSNLGVLQLCSSKLLQGVSEGGPLRLIRSASFFAAHSTPVDMPSRGQNEDRDSGIARSASLSSLLVTPFPSPSSSSSSSSSYQRRWLRSQTTSLENGIVPRWSTEEMFSMADESCSSNPAMVRRKKIAISIIFSLPEKEEAQRNFQDFFFSHFPLFESHMNKLKYAIEKAMISCRKIAESSQRVQVYISRVMDALGEFRVTIWNLYSVPRIAEPVWLNMMSSTLEKNQLCQRFLKEFTFLIEQINKNQFFAALLTAVLTYHLAWVPTVMPVDHPPIKAFSEKRTSQSVNMLAKSHPYNPLWAQLGDLYGAIGSPVRLTRTVIVGKRKELVQRLLYVLTYFIRCSELQENQLTWSEKAGEGEQVLNGSKITTALEKGEVEESDYVVVTVKNEPALVPPILPPKNEGSKNNSIAEWAHDQESTHAVPASSKEKREAIGKASQNSEASVDCLTSSFRKGAADGRKRTVTDTGIVSYHFEEPSKLEDLMDIKKNKNQNERKVEKQLSSRSSALPCPERSGHRNSHLEKVTFQIGSSASPESDLETHRREMEENMKAFRKNPEVIHCASSSTNLTVDASQNQKESCEAAFIPFSKRNVCYAQIPPCEGKESILNQHMESKGTEINLVNTVSSEPLLPTDNIETVKLPILKETRTLCSGNLENYSPGCVEVVSAVKQDSPKVGAKDVPYGDAGRKIPFRVEGDIPRNESSDSALGASDEEGDCCIPDEVHHDNVSKRLEEFAEVELPLPRSNTISSQCMKNFGRSLLGGYCHTYIPDLVLHGINNDEKLKQCLLADLLHAMHHPVLDEPIAEAICIIADTDKWNVQVATSQRKMMDNMKLGKDVLVSSQVSSLLQSILQLYKLNVPADFCIMHLEDRLQEMYLKSKMLSEYLRGHTRVHVKELGIVLGIESNDLPLLAAIASTHSPYVAQILL; this is encoded by the exons CTGGTCCTCTTCAGAGTTTGACTTGAATGAAATCCGCCTGATAGTTTACCAAGACTGTGAAAGGAGAGGCAGACAGGTCTTATTTGATTCCAAAGCAGTCCGCAAAATTGATGAAGCTGTGGTTCAG AAAATGGCAGAGGATGCTTCTGTAAAGATTTCTGCCAAGAACTGCCAAGCAAGCAATGGGAACAACAATATTTCTTCCCATAGTCCCTCAATAAGCTGTATGCAAAATATCAAAGAACAGATACCGAAGTATCAG TACACCAGACCAGCCTCTGATGTCAACATGCTGGGAGAAATGATGTTTGGCTCAGTGGCAATGAGTTACAAAGGCTCCACCTTGAAAATTCACTATATACG CTCTCCCCCACAGCTGATGATAAGTAAAGTCTTCTCAGCCAGGGTGGGAAGCTTCAGTGGAAGTAACAATAA CTTACAAGATAGCTTTGAATACATCAACCAAGATCCCAGCCTGGGAAAGCTGAGCTCGAATCAGAATGCTTTGGGAACCTGTCGCAGTGGAAGTAATTTAG GTGTGTTACAGCTGTGTAGCAGCAAACTGCTGCAGGGTGTGTCTGAAGGAGGTCCCCTCCGGCTCATCCGCAgtgcttctttctttgcag CACACAGCACGCCTGTTGATATGCCTAGTAGAGGACAAAATGAGGACAGAGACAGCGGCATTGCTCGGTCAG CATCTCTGAGCAGCCTTCTGGTCACTCCTTTTCCATCTCCAAGCTCTTCTTCATCATCTTCTAGCAGCTACCAACGTCGCTGGCTCCGAAGTCAGACAACCAGTTTAGAGAATGGAATTGTTCCAAGGTG GTCCACTGAAGAAATGTTTAGTATGGCTGATGAAAGTTGCAGCTCCAATCCTGCAATGGTtcggaggaaaaaaattgcaatcaGCATAATCTTTTCTCTGCCTGAGAAAGAAGAAGCACAGAGAAACTTCCAGGATTTCTTCTTCTCtcactttcctctttttgaaTCTCACATGAACAAGCTGAAATATGCAATAGAAAAG GCCATGATCTCATGTAGAAAAATAGCAGAATCCAGCCAAAGAGTGCAGGTTTATATCAGCCGTGTCATGGATGCCCTGGGAGAATTCAG AGTTACCATCTGGAACCTGTATTCTGTTCCAAGAATTGCAGAGCCTGTGTGGCTTAATATGATGTCCAGCACCCTGGAAAAGAATCAGCTATGCCAGCGTTTTCTTAAAGAATTTACGTTTCTGATAGAACAGATCAACAAAAATCA gttctttgctgctttgttaaCCGCAGTGCTGACATATCATCTGGCTTGGGTCCCAACGGTAATGCCGGTTGACCATCCTCCCATAAAAGCCTTCTCCGAGAAGCGCACATCACAGTCTGTGAACATGCTGGCAAAATCCCATCCATATAACCCTCTCTGGGCACAGCTTG gTGATCTCTACGGTGCCATAGGCTCTCCAGTTAGATTGACCCGAACTGTTATTGTTGGAAAGCGCAAAGAGTTGGTGCAGCGTTTGCTTTATGTTCTAACTTACTTCATTCGGTGCTCTGAGCTGCAGGAAAATCAGCTGACATGGAGTGAgaaggctggggaaggagagcaaGTGCTAAATGGAAGCAAGATCAcaactgcactggaaaagggaGAGGTAGAAGAGTCTGATTATGTGGTTGtcactgttaaaaatgaacCTGCACTTGTGCCTCCAATCCTACCTCCAAAGAATGAGGGAAGTAAGAACAATAGTATTGCAGAGTGGGCACATGACCAAGAAAGCACTCATGCTGTCCCAGcctcttcaaaagaaaagagagaagcaatAGGAAAGGCCAGTCAGAACTCCGAAGCATCTGTTGACTGTCTAACTAGCAGTTTCCGTAAAGGAGCAGCCGATGGTAGGAAAAGAACTGTCACTGATACAGGAATCGTATCCTACCACTTTGAAGAGCCATCTAAATTGGAGGATTTAATGGATATAAAGAAGAACAAGAACCAGAATGAGagaaaagtagaaaagcaaTTGTCTAGTAGGTCATCTGCCTTACCTTGTCCTGAGAGGTCTGGCCACAGGAATTCACACTTAGAAAAGGTCACCTTTCAGATTGGAAGTTCTGCATCACCAGAGTCAGACTTGGAAACTCatagaagagaaatggaagaaaatatgaaggCATTCAGAAAAAATCCAGAGGTGATACATTGTGCTTCAAGTTCCACAAATCTGACCGTGGATGCTTCCCAGAATCAAAAAGAAAGTTGTGAAGCTGCCTTTATACCCTTCAGTAAACGTAATGTTTGTTATGCACAAATCCCACCTTGTGAAGGGAAGGAGAGTATACTTAACCAACATATGGAAAGTAAAggaactgaaattaatttagtgaACACAGTATCTAGTGAACCACTTTTGCCCACAGATAACATAGAAACTGTAAAATTGCCAATCCTGAAAGAAACTAGAACTTTATGCTCTGGCAATCTGGAGAACTATTCCCCTGGCTGTGTAGAAGTAGTTTCTGCTGTCAAACAGGATTCCCCTAAAGTAGGTGCTAAAGATGTCCCCTATGGGGATGCTGGAAGGAAAATCCCCTTCAGAGTTGAAGGGGACATTCCAAGGAATGAGAGTTCAGACAGTGCTCTTGGAGCTAGTGATGAAGAAGGTGATTGTTGTATCCCTGATGAAGTGCATCATGATAATGTCAGCAAAAGACTTGAAGAGTTTGCAGAAGTGGAACTTCCTTTACCAAG gtcAAATACAATCAGCAGTCAATGCATGAAAAATTTTGGAAGATCACTTCTAGGTGGTTACTGTCATACATATATACCTGATCTAGTGCTGCATGGAataaataatgatgaaaaactCAAGCAGTGTCTACTAGCAGACCTACTTCATGCAATGCAT CATCCAGTGCTAGATGAGCCCATAGCAGAAGCCATCTGCATTATTGCAGACACGGATAAGTGGAACGTACAAGTAGCCACAAGCCAGAGAAAGATGATGGACAATATGAAGTTAGGCAAGGATGTTTTGGTTTCAAGTCAAGTATCCAGTTTATTGCAGTCTATTTTACAGCTTTACAAACTCAACGTCCCAGCTGACTTT